From Streptomyces sp. NBC_01754, a single genomic window includes:
- a CDS encoding 3-oxoacyl-ACP synthase III family protein: MPEPARARIAAVAAHLPTRYRTMDEIREKIAKSGDYAPPPGLLEDLTGVRGVHVRGDGENASDLAVAAARKALDEAGLRIGDIDLLLFAATAADLIEPATSHLVAAKMGATCPVFDVKNACNSVLNAMETAASFIETGRYRTVLIVCGEAGSLVTRWNVPDRQALLRALPGYTASDAGAAMVLTAGPAGEDRPGITAMRFVSNSAAWEACTVSGGGTMHQRSVHDDHTTLRLNGDLRQGLLDVLPEALTVAGDELAAARAGAFVAFHQIAMPQYRQMLDTFSLPERLCMPAVAEHGNCAAASLPLQLVKAREADRVEDGDTVAMIGLASGFSFGLALVRW, encoded by the coding sequence GTGCCCGAACCCGCCCGTGCCCGCATCGCGGCCGTCGCCGCCCACTTACCGACTCGTTACCGGACCATGGACGAGATCCGCGAGAAGATCGCCAAGAGCGGAGACTACGCTCCGCCACCCGGCCTACTCGAAGATCTCACCGGAGTGCGCGGAGTCCATGTGCGAGGAGACGGTGAGAACGCCTCCGACCTCGCCGTGGCAGCCGCCCGCAAGGCACTCGACGAGGCGGGCCTGCGGATCGGTGACATCGATCTGCTGCTGTTCGCCGCTACCGCCGCGGACCTGATCGAACCCGCGACCTCACACCTGGTGGCCGCCAAGATGGGCGCCACCTGCCCGGTGTTCGACGTCAAGAACGCCTGCAACAGCGTCCTCAACGCCATGGAGACGGCCGCTTCGTTCATCGAGACAGGCCGCTACCGCACCGTCCTCATCGTCTGCGGAGAGGCCGGCTCCCTGGTGACGCGCTGGAACGTCCCCGACCGGCAGGCACTGCTCAGGGCCCTGCCCGGCTACACCGCGTCCGACGCCGGCGCCGCGATGGTGCTCACCGCCGGACCCGCGGGCGAGGACCGCCCCGGTATCACGGCGATGCGATTCGTCAGCAACTCCGCGGCCTGGGAAGCCTGCACCGTGTCCGGCGGGGGAACCATGCACCAGCGCTCCGTCCACGACGACCACACCACGCTGCGGCTGAACGGGGACCTGCGCCAGGGGTTGCTCGACGTACTTCCCGAAGCCCTCACCGTTGCCGGGGACGAACTCGCCGCGGCACGTGCCGGCGCGTTCGTCGCCTTCCACCAGATCGCCATGCCGCAGTACCGGCAGATGCTCGACACGTTCTCCCTGCCCGAGAGGCTGTGCATGCCCGCGGTGGCCGAGCACGGCAACTGCGCGGCGGCCTCACTCCCTCTGCAACTGGTCAAGGCCCGGGAAGCCGACCGCGTGGAGGACGGGGACACCGTGGCGATGATCGGCTTGGCCAGCGGCTTCAGCTTCGGACTGGCCCTCGTCCGATGGTGA